The following is a genomic window from Nicotiana tabacum cultivar K326 chromosome 3, ASM71507v2, whole genome shotgun sequence.
tgggtatagaCAATCTTGTTCAATCTCTTTCCTCCAAATTCCTGTCTATTAACACTGTCTTTTgactttttttatttgtttagcATTCTGCAGTACCCCTCAAAATAAAGCGTCTTGCTCGGGATCCTGAGAGATTTATTTGGGCAATGTGTATAGCACAATCTCGAAGCATCAACTTGCAAATGAGAATTGGTGCACTGGTTCAAGATGCAAATTTGTTGGTACCTTATGCTGGTGAGAAGAGTTGTATTTCTGTCCTTCTCCAAACTCCAATAGTGAAATAGTTGGCTTTAAGTTTGTTTACACAATGCAGCACCCTATTTTGACAGACTGAACTCACTTAGATATTTTTAAGTTAGTATGAATGacatcatttatttatttttcgttTTGATTGGTCTTGGGTGATGCTCATGTGtacttttatctttacatgaactGGATCAAAAGAGCAGATATGTAACTGCAATAACAAGTTAAGCAGTGAGAAATATCTTTCATTTTCAGTTTCCTGAAACCATGCAAATGAGAATAGTCTGTACTATGTGAAAGATTTTGTCCAAAATTTTGGAAATAGCAGTCCTCCTTGTGAGCTTTTGCCTCTCTGTCATACCTACTTACTATTACTGGGAAAACAACATTCTTCTTCCACCCTAATGATAATTAATATTTCTTTGATCACATTTTATAAGAAATACATGGTTCATAGTGGGTTTTATGTAGTCTCATGTACAatgtttattctcaaaattttaattattcaaTTTCCGATGTTAGACTGCAGTTAATCAAGTAGTCAACATTGTAAACCATACCAGGCCATATGGGACAGAGAGAGTACTTTACAGGAGGAAAATCTGTTTTCCAAAATTTCCATTTACTATTTTTCTATCAAAGAGAACATGTCCCTcgaaaataaaatactatatCAGCTTTTGAATTCCCTCTCTACCCAAAAACTCAGATTCTTCCCTATCCTCCCTTGGTTTCAGCCTTGGTGTGTGTGTTTTTGTCTATCTGTGTGTCTCATACTAGAAGAGGCAAGATGAGACATCTCTAGTACTGGACTTGTTGATTGAAAATCTAGTCCTGGTCAAATGCTCTATCTAAATTCGATTTGATTACGAGAAACTGtgcttgctttcttttctttttccccttccgTTTTTATGGAAAATTTCTTGAAAATGCGAAGGAACATTGTGAGCTACTGAAGGACACTGATAGCTGGAAGAAAAATGGTGATTATGAGAGGAAAATTGGTGACTAAGATCTATTAACAGTGCCAGTACCTTTGACTTGATATGACGTGAAAGACTTGTTAATGGTattgctatttttcttctctctccaTTAATTGCTAAGTAAAGATAAGTAACTGTTATCTCGTTGAGTCTTTGACTTTCTAGCCCTAAAGTTTGATGTTGATTGGCGATGTAGCTGTGCGAACTGCGAATTATGGCTTCTTTTGTAATTCACATATTTTAGAAACTTCCACAAAAAGAAATAGATATAATAAAAGTGTGCTTTAATCTATTAAAGCCAGTCAAATCTGTAGATGTTCAGGAACCTGAAAGGTGTTGAACTAATATTACAGCTTACAACAACAAAAGAACGTCAGCAGGAACTACTACTGTGTCTCAATCCCAATGTGGCTGGTGTTTAAGGGACAACTCAAAAACTAAAAACTTATTAGTCAGGGATTCTTCTTATTTTCAAGGAAGATCTGCTTGCAATTATCTTAGCATTTTAGATCAAACTTTGTTTTGAGAGAAAATCCTTCTAATATTTTACTCATCTCTTCTCCAGATATGATGAATCATTCTTTCCAGCCAAACTGCTTTTTCCATTGGCGCTTCAAGGACCGCATGCTGGAGGTGATGATAAATGCAGGACAAAGAATTAGAAAAGGAGATGAGGTAAATCTTCTTAGCGGTCTAGATCTAGTGAGGGCTTCATTTGAATTGTGATGTGTGTGTATTAGTAGGCGCAGCTTATTGCATAGAGAAAATAACTAGCCTTGTAAATGTTTACCTTGCCTAATCAAAAAAAGTAACTAGCTTTGTCAATGAGTCTACTTattttggataattcatttggaGAAGATGGTATGTGGGGAGTGGGAGAAAATGCATGACTCACATGCTTATGTTCTGCCCAAAAGGCATTTCTTACATTAAATGGTGCAGAAAATATTTGTACTCCATTTTCTTGCTTATCATAGGTCATAATATATGATATGCAGGGCTATCTTATTTTTAAGGATGCATTTCTTACATCAGAGCCTTGCTTATTCTACGCCCCAAAGGCGTTTCTTACATCACAATCTTGCATATTTAAGGATGGCCTATTTGATGCCACTGACTTCCTTTCCTGTTCAACAGCATGCGAAGCCTCGCCTTTTGCagcaaggaaaaaagaaaagaaaaaaatgggaaACTGTATAATTGATCACCGAATTAGGTAGTTTTGCATAGGTCAAGGTGACAGGCAGGGGATATAAGTAGCGATGATGCTAAAGCGATATTACGCAGGAAAGATGGGAAACTTGTATAATTGATCACTGAAAGAGGTAGGTTTGCATTGGTGACACGTGACAGGCATGGGATATAAGTAGCAATGATGCTAAAGCGGTATTATGATCTTTGTTACACGTTATGCTTCCTTCTAATGTGACAGCTTGTCAGAttataaggttaaattcactgTGCTGCTCTGTTTTTAATGAGAATAGAAGCATTATGAAAATTATGTCCTCTCTCTTCTACATGCATTAGTTGCTAGTATTTCTTTTGTGAATGATCTTCTTAAATAGCATTCTCGTTTGTCTCCTTCTAGCTTTATTTCTTGGTGTTGCTTTTTTAGATTTTCCATGATGGGGGAACGAATGAGAAaggaaattttaaaattatttcttcTTTGGATGGTGAATTGAAAGGAAAATTGTTAATGAGATTCTTGTTTGTCCTATTTTGACCTTATTTAGTTTTTTGATAATGTGTACTTAATGAAGGATTATCATTTCTAGATAGTTGGTAATGTATTTGTGATGGATGTCACCACCTGAATTATATGCGGCCCTGCTTATCTTTATTACTTGTTAGTTTGGTAGTTAAATAGTATTAAATAACCTTAATCccatatgtattaggagtaggacatgtattttatatatatatatatatatatagggctcattgtatcattgttaagacatgtgaataataatattttctcccgtgctttctcacatggtatcaaaATCGTAGTGGTGAGACACATCCGGGAACTAGAATACAAAGCAGAAGTCGTCATGCCTCAATTTTCCGGCGactttttcaaagttgtttgcgTTATCTCTCTCCCcgtcagtgttgtgcaaaatccaacactaccacaagatCCGTCATCgtccggcgaccaaaccccagtgaaCATCTCCGGCAGAACCCTCCACACGCGCTGTCAGAAGCTAGGGTTCCGGCGAGCGCGTGacagacgttctacgtctggatattgtgttttagtaggaggcaatttggtgtcttggaagagcaagaaacaaaatgtagttgctcgatctagtgcagaagcagaatatcgagcaatgacTATGGCTACATGTGAGCTAATTTGGATCAAACAATTGCTCAAGAAGTTGAAATTTGGTGACATCCCcagatggaacttgtgtgcaataatcaagctgcccttcttattgcatcaaatccggtgttccatgagaggactaaacataTTGAGATTGATTTTCACTTcatcagagaaaagatactcttaGGGGATATTGCTACAAaatttgtgaagtcgaatgatcagcttgctgatattttcaccaagtccctcactggtcctcgtattagttatatatgtaacaagctcggtacatatgatttatatgcaccagcttgagggggagtgttagtttggTAGTTAAATAGTATTAAATAACCTTAATCTCATATGTATTAGGAGTAagacatgtattatatatatatatatagggctcattgtatcattgttaagacatgtgaataataatattttctcccatGCTTTCTCACATTCTATTGCATAACTTGCTAATATGACCTAAAATGGCCTTTATGAATTCTTGCAGATGACTGTTGATTACATGGCTGGACAGAAGAATAATTTTTTCATGCAGAGATATGGTTTTTCATCACCTGTGGTAATGTAGTCTTTCCTTACTCTTCCTGAGAAAAAGTAGCTGTGTTGTGCTTTTTCTGCTGAAAGTATGAAAAATTCCAACTCGAAGGCCCTTGTACTACTGACTTTGTGTAGTGATATTCATCGCCATAATCTGTTTTAGAAGAATGCAACAGTAAATGAATGACAAGAAACCGCTGTAAACGGACAGTTAATATCTACTATCCATAAATATTGGAGATTATGGATAGCTCATTAAGCCCTGACAAGTGAAGATGAAAGTAAAATGAAGATGAGATAAACTAAAAAGTGAAAGAGAAAAGGGTTAGAGTGAAggaattcccccccccccccagttaTTGTCCTTGTCTCCAGCTTCTGAGGTGCGTGTTATAAATGGAGAATAGACTAATTTGGGCATTTAAACATAGAATTTTGAGTAGGCTTGAGTTTTAATTTAATTAGTTTTGCTCGATGACGCTCAAAGAATTTAGATATTTGTACTGAATCAgaggaagaaagagaaaagatagtCATCCGTATTGCATCGTGTAAGAATTACCTTGACAGAGCTTatgatttaattagttttcaagGCCATCTATCTCCATGACATGGAAATGAATTTAGATGTGactgctcttttttttttttgacactgACTATATATCTTTGATATTGCAGAACCCTTGGGATGTCATTCATTTCACTGGAGATGCCAAAATTCATCTAGACACTTTCTTATCGGTCTTTAACATATCTGGCCTCCCTGGAGAATATTACCATAACAGTATGGGTCGTACAGAATCTTTTTTATATACTAGCTCCTCTTATCCAATCTAGCTGTGCAATTAATGTCCAGAATTCTTGTTTAAAACTTGTAGCAGGTAGGCTATCGAATGATGGAGATAGTTTTGTCGATGGAGCAATCATAGCAGCAGCAAGAACGTTGCCTACTTGGTCAGATGGAGATCTCCCTCCAATTCCAAGTTTAGAGAGGAAAGCAGTAAAAGAACTGCAAGAAGAATGCCACCAGATGCTTGCAGAATTCCCCACAACTTCTGACGAAGACCAGAAAATCCTAGGTAAACTTATATTGTGCACTTCTATGGAACGATGCATGTTAAGAAGAAAGATAAGCCCATTTTTTATGCGTCATTGCTGTTTCTACCAAATTTCTGGTAGAATAATTTTGGCTTTGATGGTCACCTGTATTTTGTAGACAAAAAAATCCGGGTAGTTATGATGATTTGAATGTGGATTTACTTTGATAGATTTGATTTTCATCGATCCAGTACTGACTGACTATTCACATGAACACTAAAATTCTTGGTTTTTGCCATGATTTAACACAGTTGCCGTAATTTCATTGGTTGCCTTTGTAACAGTTATCACTATTCATGTCATAAAGTTGTCCAacatttttattcattttcttGGTTTACTGTGAACAGATTCTATGCCCGACTGCAGGAGAACACTTGAAGCAGCAATAAAGTACGTAATATATCAAATAAGTTGTCATTGCATGCAGAATCATTGTATCTTGCCTCAAAGCAAGCAGAACGAACTTAACATATTGCTCTCATTTGGCAGGTATAGGTTACATAGGAAATTACTGATAGAGAAGGTTATACAGGCATTGGACATTTACCAAGATAGGATTCTGTTCTAGACGCGGATAACAGCAGGATATATGAAGTATCTTTGCCAGAAATCAAGCCATAGCAGACGGCGTTTAAAAATATGCTCCCTTTGCAGCTATCCTGAAGCTTAATCTATCCCAATTGCTTTTGCAGCTCATTGTTAAGAACATTTTGAGGGCTTGGGTTGGGGTCCTTGAAAGCATTTAGTAAGGGTGTATAGGTGGAAAATGCCTTTGCACCACCAGGTCGATACTAGCCGGTAGGCCCTATTTTGGAAGGCAAAGATGGTAAGTGAAGAAAAATGAAAGGTTCTTCGTAGAAATGATGCTGAAAATGAATGATAGCTTTGCTGAATAAATTTGATGTGTTTTATCACAAGAGATTTGCACTTTCATTTATTGAGATGAAAAAAAACATGAATTACTTGTAGCAATTTTTTCCTGTTGAATGTGGAGTAAGAGCAGGCCAAAAAGACAAAGAAAGTAAAGAGATCATGCTAGTTGGAAATATTTTATCCAAATATGGTACTTGTGACTTAGGAGAAAGCTTTGCCCTGAATCGTGATTAAACCAATAAATGCATTACACGTGTAACAAAAATTTAAACATTAGAATAAAGATGTTAAATTTCATTTTATAAGAATTCATAGTCAAGTTAAATTAGAAGAATTACTCTATCAGTTTGTGACTAGTGTGCTTTCAAAAGTTAAATTAATTAAACGGTAAAGGGTCTAATATGTCCCTTTACTATTAACAATTATTTAAAAATGTCCTTCGTTACTATTTGGCCGTTTAAGTCCCTACCGTTATACTATCACACAAATATACCCCTAATTTTAACGGAGTGCCACGTGGCAGCTCAGGAACAAAAGGACCCACCCTTTGTTTTAAAAGCAAGATCCAATTAAAACCAACCCCTAATTTTTCATCCATGCATTACCCGACCCAATTTGCTCAACATTgggtttttttcttttaaaaaaattcgaAAGAACATCttcatacatatccttaatgatTAGATTTCTAAATTTATCATGTAGCAACAATATATTGAAATCGGTTCGTTAAGTGATTTGCAACTTCACgactcaaacaacaccaaatctccaacaaataaatcatataaaaatttcagatttaatgATTCAATATCCAAAAGAGCTCAATGGTGTTTTTAATTTTTGCTCTTCAAATTTAATAGATATCTTCAATTTTAAGCTCAACAAATATTGCCCCATCAGATTTGAATCTGTCAACAAATTTATAATTCCAAAGCAAatgggttttcaatttttttttacaattatACCCGAAAATTGTGAAGAACCGAGAGTAGTTATGCTTTCtaatctttctttcttctttttatggCATTTTTCGAAAACCTTGATTGAAAAAATGTGGAATCTCACAACCCTAATTTCTAACCATGagatattattttttcatttcgGTTAGAGTGAGaaataaattgaagaaatttcattttctttgaaaaacaaggaaaataaaaatgTTTTACAACATGGAATTACTTCTTTTTCCTGATTGTTCATTCGATCAAGTGGTGAAACATGAAGCTTAATGGTAAAAGTTGGtatgaagaagatgaaaatggCGGTATTAGGCCAATTTGCCATGAACTGTGGATTGAATTTGATGCACATGGGTCGGGCCGGTAATGGGCAAAAAATTAGGGGTGGGTTTTAATTGGATTAGGCTATTAAAACAGAGGGTAGATCCTTTTGTTCCTGAGCTGCCACCTGGCACTCCGTTAAAATTAGGGGTATATTTGTGTGATAGTATAACGGTAGAGACTTAAACAGCCAAATAATATAACGAAGgacatttttaaacaattgtTAATAGTAGAGGGACATAGCAGACCCTTTGCCGTTAATTAAAACTTGACTTAACGTGGTCACCTAAAGatgagagaaattaaaaaataatcagatttacaggtggtcattcaaaaatagccatgtttcaaaagtaatcgaaatttagccacttttcatgtaaagataaatctgaacgaaatcACTgctcaaaatccggaaaaatactccagcataatatactggagttccagtataatataccggtccaacataataaactgaagtttggagcaccggtgctccagtctccagtatattatactggagccagcaaagtatatcggtccagcataatatgttggaagttcatacacaagtgcaccgaactccagtatattatgctggaccggtctctgttgcagcaaaatagtggctatttttcaatgacttagcaaacactgactatttttgaatgaccagtccgaaaactggctaaaCCGTGCTATTTTAACCCTAAAGATTTATTGGTATGTATTATCTCTctattccaaaaaaaatattcatgGTATTCAGTAATTTAGAGGAAGCTTAATAAAATTTTGCAGAAAGGCTTGCAAGAAatgtatgaatttttttaaatacAATTTCATTCTGTTCAAGTCTACTTTATTCTATATGAAATAATTGTCTTTTAAGCAAATATTTTTACCGTGAACAAATATTAGGATTCAATCCTAAACAAGTTGGTGTTGTTACTTTGGGTATATATGAATTCTCGTTGACAatgtttcttctttttaatttcagaaaatatattaaaaataatattattaaacaAATATACAAATATATTATGGCATTTTGAATTTAAGAGGTGAGAGAGCTTTTTTATTTATGAAGTCAAAGAGAATAAAGTGAACAAAATAGAAGAActataaaaagagaaaatggataAAACGAGTCTAAACAAAACAGTACTtttagttatttaattatttgtgtcacacctcctttttgcgcgccccgccccgaagggtaaaaatgcgcgatggagtttttccaatttaagtgacaatattcgaaatgggattatttatttaattcagagtcgccacttgggaaatgttcggcttttggtgtcccaagtcaccggtttatcttgaatcccaaatcgaggaaattttcgacttttccaaatgaagtctgcgaaccagaaaattct
Proteins encoded in this region:
- the LOC107826747 gene encoding protein PLASTID TRANSCRIPTIONALLY ACTIVE 14-like isoform X1; this encodes MVSSTILIQQPTNLFHQPEFQHQLWRQGCAAPLQKQPIIICSSNKGRSRPLRVTASANGAATSSTLEGYDSSPTPSAFPLFTPPSQPHDTPASQLELADPDFYKIGYVRSFRAYGIEFREGPDGYGVFASRDVEPLRRARVIMEIPLELMLTISKKLPWMFFPDIIPVGHPIFDIINSTNPETDSDLRLACLLLYAFDCKDNFWQLYGDFLPSDDECTSFLLATEEDLLELQDEKLASTMREQQQRALEFWEKNWHSAVPLKIKRLARDPERFIWAMCIAQSRSINLQMRIGALVQDANLLVPYADMMNHSFQPNCFFHWRFKDRMLEVMINAGQRIRKGDEMTVDYMAGQKNNFFMQRYGFSSPVNPWDVIHFTGDAKIHLDTFLSVFNISGLPGEYYHNTGRLSNDGDSFVDGAIIAAARTLPTWSDGDLPPIPSLERKAVKELQEECHQMLAEFPTTSDEDQKILDSMPDCRRTLEAAIKYRLHRKLLIEKVIQALDIYQDRILF
- the LOC107826747 gene encoding protein PLASTID TRANSCRIPTIONALLY ACTIVE 14-like isoform X2 yields the protein MVSSTILIQQPTNLFHQPEFQHQLWRQGCAAPLQKQPIIICSSNKGRSRPLRVTASANGAATSSTLEGYDSSPTPSAFPLFTPPSQPHDTPASQLELADPDFYKIGYVRSFRAYGIEFREGPDGYGVFASRDVEPLRRARVIMEIPLELMLTISKKLPWMFFPDIIPVGHPIFDIINSTNPETDSDLRLACLLLYAFDCKDNFWQLYGDFLPSDDECTSFLLATEEDLLELQDEKLASTMREQQQRALEFWEKNWHSAVPLKIKRLARDPERFIWAMCIAQSRSINLQMRIGALVQDANLLVPYADMMNHSFQPNCFFHWRFKDRMLEVMINAGQRIRKGDEMTVDYMAGQKNNFFMQRYGFSSPVNPWDVIHFTGDAKIHLDTFLSVFNISGLPGEYYHNSRLSNDGDSFVDGAIIAAARTLPTWSDGDLPPIPSLERKAVKELQEECHQMLAEFPTTSDEDQKILDSMPDCRRTLEAAIKYRLHRKLLIEKVIQALDIYQDRILF